In a genomic window of Shouchella clausii:
- a CDS encoding carbohydrate ABC transporter permease gives MKLNGRLTPTFFIGPHLIFFLVFFLLPSITGIYASFTQWNLINDPVWVGGSNYRTILFDTNSTFHHQFINGLKNTLLFVALSVPLLIVIPLLIAVSLEHKKVKMKNLIQAIIYVPGLISISAAALIWGLIFNNQLGVANNLFGVDVAWAATQPYAWIIIIIITLWGGVGGNLIIYRASIHGVSRDLFEAAEMDGAGPIRKFFSVTIPSIRFPLIYTFVMTTAGCFNVFGQPLMMTSGGPNQSTTVLMMYIRDLAFSHGESIAGMASAMAVLLGLVILIISAFQYYLLNRNAS, from the coding sequence ATGAAGCTCAACGGCCGTTTAACGCCAACTTTTTTTATTGGCCCGCATTTAATCTTCTTTCTCGTTTTCTTTCTTTTGCCGTCGATAACAGGTATTTATGCTTCTTTTACACAATGGAATTTAATCAACGATCCTGTATGGGTAGGAGGAAGCAACTATAGAACGATTCTGTTTGATACAAATTCAACCTTTCATCACCAATTTATCAATGGATTAAAAAACACGCTGCTGTTTGTTGCCTTAAGTGTCCCGCTGCTCATCGTAATCCCTTTGTTAATCGCTGTCTCTTTAGAACATAAAAAAGTGAAAATGAAAAATCTCATCCAGGCAATTATTTATGTCCCGGGGCTGATCTCGATTTCGGCAGCGGCGCTAATATGGGGGCTTATTTTCAATAACCAGCTAGGCGTAGCAAACAATCTATTTGGTGTTGATGTCGCATGGGCAGCGACACAACCTTACGCTTGGATCATCATTATTATCATTACATTGTGGGGAGGGGTTGGCGGCAATTTAATCATTTACCGGGCTTCCATTCATGGTGTGTCCAGAGACTTGTTTGAAGCGGCGGAAATGGACGGAGCAGGGCCAATCCGAAAATTCTTTAGTGTGACCATTCCTTCTATTCGTTTTCCTTTAATCTATACATTTGTGATGACGACCGCTGGCTGTTTTAATGTCTTTGGTCAGCCACTCATGATGACTAGCGGCGGGCCAAACCAAAGCACGACGGTGTTAATGATGTATATCCGTGATTTGGCGTTCAGCCATGGGGAGTCCATTGCCGGAATGGCGTCAGCAATGGCTGTTTTGCTAGGTTTAGTGATTTTAATCATTTCCGCTTTTCAGTATTACTTATTGAATAGAAACGCATCATAG
- a CDS encoding glycoside hydrolase family 43 protein: protein MGKQRLFSSLLAFMFILAIATPAQAGDIQQNKAFHKQGLKSGAPTFTEASVHDPSVIKADGMYYVFGSHLASAKTSDLLNWQQVSTHVHNGNPLIPNVYEELAEAFEWANSDTLWAADVIQLEDGRYYMYYNACQGDAPRSALGVAVADDIEGPYKNLGVFLKSGMWGEESPDGTIYDANVHPNAIDPHTFFDHEGKLWMVYGSYSGGIFILEMDPNTGFPLPGQGYGTHLTGGNHSRIEAPYIHYDHTTGYYYLYLTFGGLDATGGYNMRVARAKQPTGPYVDAEGRFMSGAKGAPGTFFDDASIEPFGVKQMGNFLFKREPGETGSSLGTGYVSPGHNSVYYDEEKEKIFLFFHTRFPERGELHEIRVHQMVMNEKGWPVIAPYRYTGESLAKVEDEDVVGDYKFINHGKEITADIKESTMIRLEANKQLSGAVTGTWEKTGDYNVELQINGATYNGVFIHQWNPVSNRETLTFTALSDEGIAIWGSQIERDR from the coding sequence ATGGGAAAACAGCGGTTGTTCAGTAGTTTGCTGGCGTTTATGTTCATCTTGGCGATTGCCACTCCTGCACAAGCAGGTGACATCCAGCAAAACAAGGCGTTTCACAAACAAGGACTAAAAAGCGGTGCACCGACGTTTACGGAAGCGTCTGTCCATGACCCTTCCGTCATTAAAGCAGACGGGATGTATTATGTGTTTGGTTCTCATTTGGCTTCAGCGAAAACAAGTGATTTACTGAACTGGCAGCAAGTCTCCACTCATGTCCACAATGGCAATCCGTTAATCCCAAATGTTTATGAGGAACTAGCAGAAGCTTTTGAATGGGCAAATAGCGATACGCTCTGGGCAGCCGATGTGATCCAGCTTGAAGATGGCCGTTATTATATGTATTACAATGCGTGCCAAGGGGACGCCCCAAGGTCTGCACTAGGTGTTGCCGTGGCCGATGACATTGAAGGGCCTTATAAAAATTTGGGCGTGTTTTTGAAGTCAGGAATGTGGGGAGAAGAAAGCCCAGACGGAACAATTTATGATGCTAATGTTCACCCAAATGCGATAGACCCCCACACGTTTTTCGATCATGAAGGGAAGCTTTGGATGGTCTATGGCTCTTACTCAGGGGGAATTTTTATTTTGGAAATGGACCCGAACACGGGATTTCCGCTGCCTGGGCAAGGGTACGGCACTCACTTAACAGGCGGGAACCATAGCCGGATTGAGGCCCCTTACATCCATTATGACCACACAACTGGCTATTATTATTTGTATTTGACTTTTGGCGGGCTTGATGCGACGGGCGGTTATAATATGCGTGTAGCACGAGCAAAACAGCCGACGGGGCCTTATGTCGATGCAGAAGGGCGTTTTATGAGCGGCGCGAAAGGGGCGCCAGGCACATTTTTTGATGACGCTTCGATTGAACCATTCGGCGTCAAACAAATGGGCAATTTTTTGTTTAAACGTGAGCCAGGTGAAACTGGTTCAAGTTTAGGAACAGGCTACGTTTCCCCTGGACACAATTCTGTTTACTACGATGAAGAAAAAGAAAAGATCTTTCTCTTTTTCCATACACGTTTCCCTGAACGGGGAGAACTACACGAAATTCGTGTACACCAAATGGTTATGAATGAGAAAGGTTGGCCGGTCATAGCTCCTTACCGTTATACAGGGGAATCGTTGGCTAAAGTAGAAGACGAAGACGTAGTCGGTGACTACAAGTTCATTAACCATGGCAAGGAGATCACGGCTGACATCAAGGAGTCCACAATGATCCGTTTAGAGGCAAACAAGCAACTTTCAGGTGCTGTGACAGGAACGTGGGAAAAAACAGGCGATTACAATGTAGAGTTGCAAATCAATGGCGCCACCTATAACGGCGTTTTCATCCACCAATGGAATCCAGTGTCCAATAGGGAAACGCTAACCTTTACGGCCTTATCTGATGAAGGTATCGCGATTTGGGGCAGTCAAATCGAAAGAGATCGTTGA
- a CDS encoding alpha-N-arabinofuranosidase, with product MEREVKVYTDLQRGTISKHIYGHFSEHLGRCIYEGLWVGEDSTIPNTDGIRNDVLKALQELNIPVLRWPGGCFADEYHWKDGIGPRESRKRMVNTHWGGVIENNHFGTHEFLRLCELLGAEPYICGNVGSGTVQEMQEWVEYMTFDGESPMANWRAENGKKEPWRLTYFGVGNENWGCGGHMRAEYYADLYRRYQTYVRNYGNNKLYKIAGGANVDDYHWTEVLMREASQLMDGLSLHYYTVPGDNWNEKGAALDKHESQWFKTLKKAFRMDDLLKRHSAIMDQYDPAKRVGLIVDEWGTWFDVEPGTNPGFLYQQNTIRDALVAGVHFHIFHEHNDRVHMANIAQMVNVLQAMILTEGERMVRTPTYHVFNMYKVHQDATRLEVKADAGLYRFDDQELPAMTATASKDSNGAIHISICHLDPNHAASLALKLEGIERPLSAANVSGELLTANELNAHNTFEQPNKVEPVAYQPTSISGQELKLDVPPSSVLRVTIRP from the coding sequence ATGGAACGAGAAGTAAAAGTGTATACAGATTTACAACGAGGAACAATCAGCAAGCATATTTATGGCCACTTTTCAGAGCATTTAGGCCGTTGTATTTACGAAGGCCTCTGGGTTGGAGAAGACTCCACTATCCCAAATACAGACGGAATTCGCAATGATGTGCTCAAAGCTTTGCAAGAGCTAAATATTCCGGTTTTGCGGTGGCCTGGGGGATGCTTTGCCGATGAATACCATTGGAAGGACGGCATCGGCCCAAGGGAAAGCCGCAAACGGATGGTCAACACCCACTGGGGCGGTGTCATTGAAAACAATCATTTTGGCACCCATGAATTTTTAAGGTTGTGTGAATTGCTCGGAGCTGAACCTTATATTTGTGGAAATGTTGGCAGCGGCACTGTCCAAGAAATGCAAGAATGGGTTGAATACATGACATTTGACGGCGAATCGCCAATGGCAAATTGGCGCGCAGAGAATGGCAAAAAGGAGCCGTGGCGTTTAACGTACTTTGGCGTCGGAAACGAAAACTGGGGCTGTGGCGGTCATATGAGAGCCGAATATTACGCTGACCTTTATCGTCGTTATCAAACGTATGTTAGGAATTACGGCAACAACAAGCTTTATAAAATTGCCGGTGGAGCCAATGTTGACGATTACCACTGGACGGAAGTGTTAATGCGGGAAGCGAGCCAGTTAATGGACGGGTTAAGCTTGCATTACTATACGGTGCCAGGTGATAACTGGAATGAAAAAGGCGCAGCCTTAGATAAGCATGAGTCGCAATGGTTTAAAACATTGAAAAAAGCCTTTCGTATGGATGATTTGCTGAAGAGGCACTCAGCAATCATGGATCAATACGATCCAGCGAAACGCGTAGGCTTAATCGTAGATGAATGGGGAACGTGGTTTGACGTGGAACCAGGGACGAATCCAGGCTTTTTATACCAGCAAAACACGATTCGTGACGCGTTGGTGGCGGGCGTCCATTTCCATATCTTCCACGAGCATAACGACCGCGTCCACATGGCGAATATCGCGCAAATGGTCAATGTGCTCCAAGCGATGATTTTAACCGAAGGAGAGCGAATGGTGCGCACGCCAACTTACCATGTGTTTAATATGTATAAAGTCCATCAAGATGCGACGAGGCTAGAAGTCAAAGCAGATGCCGGCTTGTATCGCTTCGATGATCAAGAGCTGCCAGCAATGACGGCTACCGCTTCAAAAGATAGCAACGGAGCCATTCATATTAGTATTTGCCATCTTGATCCAAACCATGCTGCATCACTAGCGCTCAAACTTGAAGGAATAGAGAGGCCATTGTCTGCTGCTAACGTTTCTGGTGAACTGCTAACAGCAAATGAGTTAAATGCGCATAACACATTTGAACAACCGAATAAAGTCGAACCTGTGGCGTATCAGCCGACTTCTATCAGTGGACAGGAATTGAAGTTAGATGTTCCCCCTTCTTCCGTTTTGCGAGTAACAATCAGGCCGTAG
- a CDS encoding DUF4064 domain-containing protein, translated as MRRSFERRCLIVGGVWNITTALLTIFGYSAWFKQSGTKRLENETAETMLVTSQLISDVINVVLLFGLFVLVGGVISLVIATKIKDNEIQNGILIWTGLWAALLFLAMDIIGFAVFFMAFMMYVSKNKAIKIAAKTRGNIGL; from the coding sequence GTGCGCCGGTCTTTCGAGCGAAGGTGTTTAATTGTCGGCGGAGTTTGGAATATAACGACAGCGCTTTTAACGATTTTTGGCTATTCGGCTTGGTTTAAACAGTCAGGAACGAAAAGGTTAGAGAATGAAACTGCAGAAACGATGCTTGTAACATCCCAACTAATTAGCGACGTGATCAATGTTGTTTTGCTATTTGGCTTATTCGTGTTAGTTGGAGGGGTCATCAGCTTGGTTATTGCCACAAAAATTAAAGATAATGAAATCCAAAATGGCATTTTAATATGGACCGGTCTTTGGGCCGCGCTTCTCTTTTTGGCAATGGACATTATCGGGTTTGCCGTCTTTTTCATGGCTTTTATGATGTATGTATCAAAAAACAAAGCGATTAAAATCGCTGCTAAGACGAGAGGGAACATCGGCCTTTGA
- a CDS encoding cation-transporting P-type ATPase yields MENQWHATTIDNVESVLHTNQTTGLETKEANRRLREYGRNELPERKKDSELKKFIRHFNDVLIYVLLAAALITALLGHYIDTSVILLVTIINAFIGYIQESQAEKALSGIKAMLSLSAIVRRNGERLEIEAAEVVVGDVVVLSAGDKVPADIRLIEAHNLRVEESALTGESTAVDKQTDVLDTDTVLNDRTNMVFSGTSVAAGSAVGIVTATGSATELGKINEAIAAVEYTQTPLLRQIAAFGKTIAFFVVGVAIVMFLFGYLFRGFPAGELLLSVIALAVAAIPEGLPAILSIILAVGVKRMARRNAIIRSLPSVETLGSVSVICSDKTGTLTKNEMTVTTVETTAASYTVTGTGYAPEGEIAPNAETGNEASTVLERFLACVQTCNDASLRQGDDGHWTIDGDPTDGCFLTLVRKTTLDLPRYTVISKIPFDSEYKYMAVLAETNGERVLFVKGAPDQIFAMAEQNSDVPFDRAHWEQQMSARANSGERVLAAGYKEMPAQADSIGHHDLAKGVTFLGLAGIVDPPREEAIAAVQACKKAGIQVKMITGDHGDTAKAIGKQLGIGNEAKALTGKELDQMSDEELDEAATSTHIFARTSPENKLRLVKSLQKQGHICAMTGDGVNDAAALKRADIGVAMGIKGTEVTKDAAKMVLADDNFQTIVHAVEEGRRVYDNVKKTILFILPTNGAGGILIVASIFLGMSMPLTPVQILWVNMVVAITVSLGLAFEQLEPGAMQRPPRDPKAKLLSPYYLFRITAVSAMIGIGTLWMNHFMQTRGYEGSTLQTIILQMFVMAQLFYMFNCRSELDFAFNRSFFQNKVAFGVAFLLLLLQLALTYIPFMNTVFQTTPLTVGQWAIPILMGLFVFTVVEIEKRITKTLSLKSR; encoded by the coding sequence ATGGAGAATCAATGGCATGCGACGACAATTGACAATGTAGAAAGTGTGTTACATACAAATCAAACGACTGGTTTAGAAACAAAAGAAGCAAATCGGCGCTTGCGTGAATATGGACGGAATGAGTTGCCAGAGAGAAAAAAAGACTCAGAACTGAAAAAGTTTATTCGCCATTTTAACGATGTGTTAATTTATGTTCTTCTTGCTGCCGCCCTTATTACTGCTTTGCTCGGCCATTACATCGATACAAGCGTCATCCTCCTTGTTACGATCATTAATGCTTTTATTGGCTATATTCAAGAGAGCCAGGCGGAAAAAGCGCTATCTGGCATTAAAGCGATGCTTAGCTTAAGTGCGATTGTCCGCCGCAATGGCGAGCGCCTTGAAATTGAAGCGGCGGAAGTCGTTGTTGGTGACGTCGTTGTCTTAAGTGCTGGCGATAAAGTGCCAGCCGATATTCGTTTAATAGAAGCACACAACCTTCGCGTCGAGGAATCGGCACTAACAGGCGAATCGACGGCTGTTGATAAACAAACGGATGTTCTTGATACGGATACTGTATTAAACGACCGCACCAATATGGTATTCTCAGGCACGTCTGTCGCTGCGGGAAGCGCCGTCGGTATTGTTACAGCAACTGGGTCGGCAACAGAGCTCGGTAAAATCAATGAAGCGATTGCCGCTGTTGAATACACACAGACCCCGCTCTTGCGCCAAATTGCCGCGTTTGGAAAAACGATTGCTTTTTTTGTCGTTGGCGTCGCCATCGTGATGTTTTTATTTGGCTACCTATTCCGGGGCTTTCCTGCGGGGGAATTGCTTTTATCGGTCATTGCCTTGGCAGTCGCCGCGATTCCAGAAGGGTTGCCTGCCATTTTATCGATCATTCTTGCTGTCGGTGTCAAACGGATGGCTAGACGAAACGCGATTATACGCAGCCTTCCTTCTGTTGAAACGCTCGGCTCTGTGTCTGTCATCTGTTCTGATAAGACGGGAACGTTAACAAAAAATGAAATGACGGTAACAACCGTAGAAACGACAGCAGCCAGTTACACAGTTACAGGAACGGGCTATGCCCCTGAGGGCGAGATTGCCCCTAACGCTGAAACAGGCAATGAAGCGAGCACTGTGCTAGAGCGCTTTCTTGCTTGCGTACAAACATGCAACGATGCCAGTTTGCGTCAAGGCGACGACGGTCATTGGACGATTGACGGCGACCCAACAGACGGGTGTTTTTTAACACTTGTACGAAAAACAACATTAGACTTGCCCCGTTATACGGTAATTTCGAAAATCCCCTTTGATTCTGAGTACAAATATATGGCCGTATTAGCGGAAACAAACGGCGAGCGTGTCCTCTTTGTAAAAGGCGCTCCGGATCAAATTTTCGCCATGGCCGAACAAAACAGCGACGTCCCGTTCGACCGGGCTCATTGGGAACAACAAATGTCTGCTCGTGCCAACTCTGGCGAGCGCGTACTTGCTGCAGGGTACAAAGAAATGCCTGCTCAGGCAGACTCCATCGGCCATCATGATTTAGCTAAAGGAGTGACGTTTTTAGGTTTGGCCGGTATTGTCGATCCGCCTAGAGAAGAAGCAATAGCTGCCGTCCAGGCATGTAAAAAGGCAGGCATCCAAGTCAAAATGATCACAGGTGACCATGGAGACACGGCCAAAGCAATCGGCAAACAGCTTGGCATCGGCAACGAGGCAAAAGCCCTTACAGGCAAAGAGTTGGATCAAATGAGCGATGAAGAGCTAGACGAAGCGGCAACGAGTACCCATATATTTGCACGGACAAGCCCGGAGAATAAATTACGGCTTGTCAAGTCGCTGCAAAAGCAAGGGCATATTTGCGCAATGACAGGAGACGGTGTCAATGATGCGGCCGCCTTAAAGCGGGCTGATATTGGGGTAGCGATGGGCATCAAAGGCACAGAAGTGACAAAGGATGCAGCAAAGATGGTCCTTGCCGACGACAATTTCCAAACGATTGTCCATGCTGTTGAAGAAGGACGCCGCGTCTACGACAATGTCAAAAAAACGATTCTCTTCATTTTGCCGACGAATGGAGCAGGGGGGATTTTAATTGTCGCAAGTATTTTTCTCGGCATGTCGATGCCGCTTACCCCTGTGCAAATCCTTTGGGTCAATATGGTTGTCGCTATTACCGTTTCCCTTGGCCTTGCTTTTGAACAATTGGAACCAGGCGCTATGCAACGCCCGCCTCGAGATCCAAAAGCAAAGTTGCTTTCCCCCTATTATCTTTTCCGGATTACAGCCGTTTCGGCTATGATTGGCATTGGCACGCTTTGGATGAATCATTTTATGCAAACGAGAGGCTACGAAGGCAGCACGCTACAAACGATTATTTTGCAAATGTTTGTCATGGCGCAACTTTTTTACATGTTCAACTGCCGCAGCGAATTGGACTTTGCCTTTAACCGCAGCTTCTTTCAAAACAAAGTTGCATTTGGTGTCGCCTTTCTCTTGCTTTTATTGCAGCTTGCCTTAACGTACATTCCGTTTATGAATACGGTCTTCCAAACAACACCACTAACCGTCGGGCAGTGGGCGATTCCGATTTTAATGGGTTTGTTTGTGTTCACTGTCGTAGAAATCGAAAAGCGGATAACAAAAACGCTGTCGCTTAAATCTAGGTAA
- a CDS encoding GntR family transcriptional regulator — MGETKYSKVKSWIKSNILDGTFEPKQKISSESKLMDQFNVSRHTVRLAIGELVSEGWLYREQGSGTYVSDRASMEVGKSEHTQKKIAIITTYISDYIFPSIIRGAEKVLSKEGYQVSLFSTNNDHEKEKQILETIIPQRFDGLIIEPTKSATSNPNIKYYLHLELLGIPYIMINAYYDELEPLHVTVDDEAGGYLQTNHLLELGHTNILAFFKTDDMQGTKRMKGYLKAYRATGVPINPKNIVTYDTAGKFNVPVQVLTNVLKRSTDKPTAIICYNDELAMKLLDVTRQFHVSVPDDLSLVGFDDSFFAEVSEVKLTSVSHPKSELGEVAAKTIISLIRKTAGGSLGQIESPVFTPSLVIRNSTKAIDNH; from the coding sequence CAAGTTGATGGATCAATTTAACGTAAGCCGGCATACGGTTAGGCTGGCAATTGGCGAATTAGTGAGTGAAGGTTGGCTTTACCGGGAGCAGGGATCCGGCACTTACGTGTCAGACCGGGCTTCAATGGAAGTTGGCAAAAGCGAACATACACAAAAAAAAATCGCGATTATTACGACTTATATATCTGATTATATTTTTCCTTCTATCATTAGGGGAGCGGAAAAGGTGTTAAGCAAAGAAGGGTATCAAGTCAGCTTATTTAGCACAAACAATGACCATGAAAAAGAGAAACAAATATTAGAAACGATCATTCCACAAAGGTTTGATGGACTTATTATTGAGCCGACAAAGAGTGCAACGTCTAACCCAAACATTAAATATTACCTTCATTTAGAATTATTAGGAATACCATACATTATGATTAATGCCTATTATGACGAATTAGAGCCCTTGCATGTGACAGTGGATGATGAGGCTGGCGGATATTTACAAACCAACCATTTGTTAGAGTTGGGGCACACAAACATTCTTGCTTTTTTTAAAACCGATGATATGCAAGGAACGAAACGAATGAAAGGGTATTTAAAAGCGTACCGGGCAACAGGCGTACCCATTAATCCAAAAAATATCGTAACATATGATACTGCCGGGAAGTTCAACGTTCCCGTACAAGTGTTAACAAATGTACTGAAACGTTCAACAGATAAGCCGACAGCAATTATTTGCTATAACGATGAATTGGCTATGAAATTGCTGGATGTGACCAGACAATTCCATGTTTCTGTCCCAGACGATCTTTCGCTAGTAGGGTTTGATGATTCGTTTTTTGCAGAAGTATCGGAAGTAAAACTGACTAGTGTATCCCACCCAAAAAGCGAGCTAGGCGAAGTCGCTGCCAAGACGATTATTTCGTTAATTAGGAAGACAGCTGGTGGAAGTTTAGGACAGATCGAATCGCCTGTTTTTACGCCAAGTTTAGTTATACGCAACTCGACGAAAGCGATTGACAACCATTAG
- a CDS encoding extracellular solute-binding protein — MKRTFIKATPIACMSMLLLAGCGDKNTISFWTPLTGDDGVFMDEMIDEYNATDPEFKVEHVITSDMYTKMYTVMNSGSGIPDLAIIHADRVPSFVKQGMLEPMTDVIRSQEGLQAENYLEQAYHSGNIDGVQYTIPLDIHANAMYYNQDLLSKYGVEHFLDDDVVTFDELLSLQGKLEDGDYAVNDSLISWVILAQIQNLGGDIEDENGNPAINTPEMKQAIEAVKGIADAGLMTPYGEDGYLMFQSGNVLFSTDGTWTSTAHEMVDGLSFGVTNIYAFDSDVFHNRASSHLFTLLTNEDRSDEKEAGIADFLEWLRTNSMKWAEAGQIVASNQVFEDSSYNQYTQSFFTENQKQVDSLYIYTYEYYPYVAEALDTYAADMVHGNLDIEEGLETMQKFVEDKIAEGVN; from the coding sequence ATGAAACGCACGTTTATAAAAGCAACGCCTATTGCGTGCATGTCTATGCTGTTGTTAGCTGGTTGTGGCGATAAAAACACGATTAGTTTTTGGACGCCATTAACAGGAGATGATGGGGTTTTTATGGATGAGATGATCGATGAGTACAACGCTACTGATCCGGAATTTAAAGTAGAACATGTCATTACCTCTGATATGTATACAAAAATGTACACAGTCATGAATTCGGGCTCAGGCATACCCGATTTAGCAATTATTCATGCCGACCGCGTTCCTAGCTTTGTCAAGCAGGGGATGCTTGAACCAATGACTGACGTGATTCGCTCACAGGAAGGCCTACAGGCAGAAAACTATTTAGAACAAGCGTATCATTCAGGCAATATCGATGGCGTCCAATATACGATTCCCCTTGATATTCACGCAAATGCGATGTATTACAATCAAGATTTGCTTAGCAAATACGGAGTTGAACATTTTTTAGACGATGATGTGGTCACTTTTGATGAGCTTTTATCGTTGCAAGGCAAGTTGGAAGATGGGGACTATGCTGTCAATGATTCATTAATCAGTTGGGTCATATTGGCGCAAATTCAAAACTTAGGCGGTGACATTGAAGATGAAAATGGCAATCCAGCTATCAATACACCAGAGATGAAACAGGCAATCGAAGCGGTAAAAGGCATTGCCGACGCAGGCTTAATGACTCCTTATGGAGAAGACGGCTACTTAATGTTCCAGTCGGGAAATGTCCTGTTTTCAACAGATGGGACATGGACGTCTACAGCCCATGAGATGGTCGATGGCTTGAGCTTTGGCGTGACCAATATTTACGCTTTTGATTCAGACGTCTTTCATAACCGTGCTTCCTCCCATTTGTTTACGCTATTAACGAACGAAGATAGGTCTGATGAGAAAGAAGCAGGGATTGCTGACTTTTTAGAGTGGCTCCGGACCAATTCGATGAAGTGGGCAGAAGCGGGGCAAATCGTTGCTAGCAATCAAGTATTTGAAGATTCTTCCTATAACCAATATACACAATCTTTCTTTACAGAAAATCAAAAACAAGTTGATTCGCTCTATATTTATACGTATGAGTATTACCCATATGTGGCCGAAGCATTGGATACGTATGCGGCCGACATGGTTCACGGAAATTTGGACATCGAAGAAGGCCTGGAGACAATGCAAAAGTTTGTTGAAGATAAAATTGCTGAAGGGGTCAATTAA
- a CDS encoding carbohydrate ABC transporter permease, translated as MANRIDLSKYVAYLFLLIACFLWVVPLIFGVSTSFRSQTEVVNVGFRLLPVNWVVENYMGVLNNTSTAPILKWLWNSVFIATSHALLVVAMVAITAYGYTRLTFKGRDTLFFVLLAISLFPGVVNLIPSYKIIDTLGWVNTPWAMIFPGLAGMGNLFLVRQFMLGIPKELDECAKIDGANDFRIFYSIILPLVRPVLIVVFLFSFTGSWNDFLWPVIVYTDVNKMPITAGLLLLQDIYGNYRMIGQLMASALIAIIPTVLLFLFAQKHFVKSINLNAGLKG; from the coding sequence ATGGCAAATCGGATTGATCTATCAAAATATGTAGCGTATCTATTTCTACTCATTGCTTGCTTTTTATGGGTGGTCCCGTTAATTTTTGGCGTATCCACTTCGTTTCGGTCGCAAACGGAAGTCGTAAATGTAGGGTTTCGGCTGTTGCCTGTCAATTGGGTCGTCGAGAACTATATGGGCGTCCTAAACAACACGTCAACTGCCCCCATTTTAAAATGGCTATGGAATTCCGTTTTTATTGCGACTTCACATGCATTGCTCGTTGTGGCAATGGTCGCGATTACAGCCTATGGCTATACACGCTTAACATTTAAAGGAAGAGACACGCTGTTTTTTGTCTTACTAGCGATTTCGCTTTTTCCTGGCGTTGTCAACTTGATTCCTTCTTACAAAATTATTGATACTTTAGGGTGGGTAAACACACCTTGGGCTATGATTTTCCCAGGGTTAGCAGGAATGGGCAACTTATTTTTAGTAAGGCAGTTCATGCTAGGCATTCCGAAAGAATTAGATGAGTGTGCGAAGATCGATGGGGCGAATGATTTTCGAATTTTCTATTCAATTATATTGCCGCTAGTCCGTCCTGTTTTGATTGTTGTTTTTTTATTCTCCTTCACAGGTTCTTGGAATGACTTCCTCTGGCCAGTAATTGTTTATACGGATGTCAATAAAATGCCAATAACGGCTGGCCTGTTATTGCTGCAGGACATTTATGGAAATTACCGGATGATTGGGCAACTAATGGCATCGGCATTGATCGCCATCATTCCGACTGTATTATTGTTTCTGTTCGCCCAAAAACACTTCGTCAAATCGATTAATTTAAATGCTGGGTTAAAAGGTTAA
- a CDS encoding GNAT family N-acetyltransferase, translated as MIRLLTQDDKAQCLAFLRQQKAENLFIIGDIEAFGFETDFQRLWGEVDETGKLNAVLLKYYESYIPYGKEPFAAEAFANIMINDHSFTRMSGLKSVCEKVATYLPAYKQKRQMYYAKCTRVDYEVDVPVKLAQATPDDAAALLTFIKQIPEFADSLPTSVETKRQHLQTGFARAIYVKDEGKIVSSASTTAENSASAMVVGVATLETHKQKGFASACVARLCSDLIAEGKEPCLFYDNPSAGAIYKRIGFSDIGLWMMYAY; from the coding sequence ATGATTCGATTGTTAACGCAAGACGATAAAGCACAGTGTTTAGCATTTTTAAGACAGCAAAAGGCCGAAAACTTATTTATCATTGGCGATATAGAGGCGTTTGGCTTTGAAACCGATTTCCAGCGTCTGTGGGGGGAAGTTGATGAAACAGGCAAGCTAAACGCGGTTTTGCTAAAATACTATGAATCGTACATTCCTTATGGGAAAGAGCCGTTTGCGGCAGAAGCTTTCGCAAACATTATGATCAATGACCACTCGTTCACACGGATGTCTGGGTTGAAATCTGTTTGTGAAAAAGTAGCAACCTATTTGCCTGCGTATAAACAAAAACGGCAAATGTATTATGCGAAGTGCACACGTGTCGACTACGAAGTGGATGTTCCAGTCAAACTCGCACAGGCGACGCCTGACGATGCAGCGGCATTGCTAACATTTATAAAACAAATTCCTGAGTTTGCCGACTCGTTGCCTACCTCTGTAGAAACAAAGCGTCAACATTTACAAACTGGTTTTGCAAGAGCGATTTATGTGAAAGATGAAGGGAAGATTGTCTCTAGCGCATCAACGACTGCGGAAAATTCCGCTTCAGCCATGGTTGTTGGCGTGGCAACATTAGAGACGCACAAGCAGAAAGGCTTTGCGAGTGCTTGTGTTGCCAGGCTTTGCAGCGACTTGATCGCTGAAGGCAAGGAGCCGTGCTTGTTCTATGACAATCCGTCTGCAGGTGCTATCTATAAGCGAATTGGCTTTTCTGACATTGGCTTGTGGATGATGTATGCTTATTAA